A DNA window from Thermococcus sp. 4557 contains the following coding sequences:
- a CDS encoding Coenzyme F420 hydrogenase/dehydrogenase, beta subunit C-terminal domain, whose protein sequence is MINVTDSFVGHVLNIYLARATDREVLNTKVASGGAVTAILNYALDEGIIDGVVTAKRTNGLEGKAVVARSRKELLATVGNKWSIVPFASRIKTKIEENNLNQVAVVCLPCQAQFFGQMRDFPMLETDFGERIEYIISLFCMGTFAFETFINYLYLNHGIKGRDVRDVSIKGNIIEVYHPGGVLKLPIGEIYRYLQVGCLVCTDYTGSWSDISAGVIETKPGWTILLARNKKADELIKNAKKRGYIEVRDGSSFIGEVINGAREKLARAQRNMMCMF, encoded by the coding sequence ATGATCAACGTTACTGACTCCTTCGTGGGGCACGTACTCAACATTTACCTCGCCAGGGCGACTGATAGGGAAGTCCTCAACACAAAAGTGGCAAGCGGCGGTGCCGTGACCGCCATTCTGAACTATGCCCTTGACGAGGGCATTATAGACGGTGTTGTCACTGCAAAGAGAACCAACGGACTTGAGGGTAAAGCCGTGGTTGCAAGGAGCAGGAAAGAACTCCTGGCAACGGTGGGCAATAAATGGAGCATTGTGCCCTTTGCATCCAGGATAAAGACAAAAATAGAGGAGAATAACCTCAACCAAGTTGCCGTGGTCTGTTTGCCCTGCCAGGCACAGTTCTTTGGCCAGATGAGGGACTTTCCAATGCTGGAGACGGACTTCGGTGAGAGAATTGAATACATCATAAGCCTGTTCTGCATGGGCACCTTTGCCTTTGAGACCTTCATAAACTATCTGTACCTGAATCACGGCATAAAGGGACGAGACGTGAGGGACGTGTCCATTAAAGGGAATATTATAGAGGTTTATCATCCCGGGGGAGTTCTGAAGCTCCCGATTGGGGAAATCTACCGGTATCTTCAAGTCGGCTGTTTGGTATGTACGGATTATACAGGCAGCTGGAGTGATATCTCCGCAGGGGTCATTGAGACGAAACCGGGTTGGACGATACTCCTCGCCAGGAATAAAAAGGCGGATGAGCTTATAAAAAATGCCAAAAAACGCGGCTATATCGAAGTTAGGGATGGTTCCTCGTTTATTGGGGAAGTGATCAATGGAGCCAGAGAGAAGCTCGCCCGAGCTCAGAGGAACATGATGTGCATGTTCTAA
- a CDS encoding 4Fe-4S binding protein codes for MEKINVLHRDFGGCAGCSVSIVRAYPEIRDIVELDTPYMVDRYPQSDGYDVAVITGGVCVNEREILDKLKYIREISDVVVAYGSCAAFGGILRFCRGGQDPRPDHRSFQPINSIIKVDYSIPGCPPAPLMLQSFFRFYLNEDERRLELFRICGSIKKLSGFDLLDDVVLTGLCIGCGACELSCPTHALKLVDKRPNLVQERCIRCGTCYIRCPRATQILTLGGGSDDQRY; via the coding sequence ATGGAAAAGATTAATGTTCTCCACAGGGATTTTGGTGGATGTGCCGGATGCAGCGTGAGCATCGTGCGCGCATACCCTGAAATCAGGGATATCGTTGAACTGGACACTCCGTATATGGTGGACAGGTACCCCCAATCGGACGGCTACGACGTTGCTGTCATCACCGGAGGAGTGTGCGTGAACGAAAGGGAAATACTGGATAAACTCAAATATATCAGAGAAATCTCCGATGTTGTCGTTGCCTACGGCTCGTGTGCCGCATTCGGTGGAATCCTGCGCTTCTGTCGCGGTGGTCAAGACCCCCGGCCAGACCACAGGAGCTTTCAGCCAATAAACAGCATTATAAAGGTTGATTACTCCATTCCGGGCTGTCCTCCAGCGCCGCTGATGCTCCAGTCATTTTTCAGATTTTATCTCAACGAGGACGAACGAAGACTGGAGCTTTTCAGAATTTGCGGGAGTATAAAGAAACTAAGCGGTTTTGACCTTTTGGATGATGTGGTACTTACCGGCCTCTGCATCGGCTGCGGGGCATGCGAACTATCCTGTCCCACCCATGCCCTCAAGCTGGTAGATAAACGGCCAAATCTCGTCCAGGAGAGGTGCATACGTTGCGGGACGTGCTATATTCGATGTCCCCGAGCCACTCAGATTTTAACACTTGGAGGTGGTTCTGATGATCAACGTTACTGA
- a CDS encoding nickel-dependent hydrogenase large subunit, producing MQVELRRKSGEIILGEIELGKVCRVSGDAKLIMYEEGGEVQDALFISTAPVRGFEKMVVGKSPFFVVGAVMRICGLCHASHGIAAAEAIEDAIGVKPPKNGVLLREALGLINRIQSHLLEFLMVVPDLVVPEERENLILRLIDFHAKIGDFLLKLGGAMTHPPNLTVGGINPVPKWSVFNNLKARLPKMLRSWDELAHLLVDEDIQTDVAMELRERKLDNRYLSSGLFYGDRFNIDVRKIKLIPYYEFRKDNPGSKESTTMIAMYKGKPVEVGPRARLSTYREKSYSTLYGLHTARVDDVSIALHRLSSILDSLDMKEPFRNQNIVFGPGKGVGVYEAPRGTLVHIVELGEEGRTLYSRIVVPTMFNIPVMEESVKGLSVEAAETVVRLYDPCIPCTTHVARLRR from the coding sequence TTGCAGGTCGAATTGAGAAGGAAATCGGGGGAGATCATTTTGGGGGAAATTGAACTCGGCAAAGTCTGTCGAGTATCCGGGGATGCAAAACTTATAATGTACGAGGAGGGGGGAGAAGTCCAGGATGCCCTTTTCATATCCACCGCCCCAGTCAGGGGATTTGAAAAAATGGTCGTCGGGAAGAGCCCGTTCTTCGTTGTGGGGGCCGTCATGAGAATATGTGGTCTGTGCCACGCCTCCCATGGCATAGCCGCGGCGGAGGCCATAGAAGATGCAATTGGTGTGAAGCCCCCTAAAAATGGAGTGCTCCTGAGGGAGGCACTTGGGCTCATCAACAGGATTCAGAGTCATCTACTCGAATTCCTCATGGTGGTTCCTGACTTGGTAGTGCCTGAAGAGCGGGAGAATTTAATCCTCAGACTGATTGATTTCCACGCAAAAATCGGCGACTTTCTGCTAAAACTCGGGGGGGCCATGACCCATCCACCCAATCTCACGGTTGGGGGCATAAATCCCGTCCCCAAGTGGAGCGTGTTCAATAACCTTAAGGCCAGACTACCCAAGATGCTTCGCTCGTGGGATGAGCTGGCACACCTGCTGGTTGACGAGGACATTCAAACCGATGTCGCGATGGAGTTGAGGGAAAGGAAACTCGATAACCGATATCTATCCAGCGGACTCTTCTACGGTGATAGATTCAACATCGATGTTCGTAAGATAAAGCTGATTCCATACTACGAATTCCGGAAAGATAACCCCGGCTCCAAGGAATCGACTACCATGATAGCGATGTACAAGGGAAAACCCGTTGAAGTTGGCCCCAGGGCCAGGTTGAGTACCTACAGGGAAAAGAGCTATTCAACGCTCTACGGCCTCCACACTGCGAGGGTTGATGACGTCAGCATTGCACTCCATAGATTGAGCAGTATCCTGGATTCCCTTGATATGAAGGAGCCGTTCAGGAACCAGAACATTGTTTTTGGACCGGGTAAGGGTGTCGGTGTCTACGAGGCCCCGAGGGGAACTTTGGTGCATATTGTTGAACTGGGAGAGGAGGGAAGGACACTCTATTCGAGGATAGTTGTCCCCACGATGTTCAATATCCCCGTTATGGAAGAATCCGTAAAGGGGTTAAGTGTTGAAGCTGCTGAGACCGTTGTGAGGCTTTATGACCCCTGCATTCCGTGTACAACACACGTTGCCAGGCTGAGGCGGTGA
- a CDS encoding iron-containing alcohol dehydrogenase, with the protein MSTFGGSTMVWESHVPVNQIFEMRCKTTNYFGLCAIHKFNDIVRELKGKGVDKVILVTGKSSYKKCGAWDVVRPALEENGVEYVHYDKVGANPTVDMIDEAAEMGREFGAQAVIGIGGGSPIDSAKSVAILLEYPDKTARDLYEFRFTPVKAKPIIAINTTHGTGTEVDRFAVASIPEKEYKPAIAYDCIYPLYAIDDPALTTKLPPEQTLYVTIDALNHITEAATTKVATPYSILLAKEAARLIFTYLPEALNHPDNLQARYALLYASAIAGISFDNGLLHFTHALEHPLSAVKPDLPHGLGLAMLLPAVIRHIYPATAKILAEVYRPLVPEAKGVPGEVELVARRVEEWLFSIGITEKLADVGFTEGDVDKLTQLAMTTPSLDLLLSMAPVEATKERIAAIYRDSLYPIGRS; encoded by the coding sequence ATGAGCACATTTGGAGGGTCCACGATGGTGTGGGAATCCCACGTCCCGGTAAATCAGATCTTCGAGATGAGGTGCAAAACAACCAACTACTTCGGTCTGTGCGCCATACACAAGTTTAACGATATTGTCCGGGAGCTTAAGGGAAAGGGCGTGGACAAGGTTATCCTCGTCACCGGAAAGAGTTCCTACAAGAAGTGCGGCGCATGGGACGTTGTCAGGCCTGCCCTCGAAGAAAATGGCGTTGAGTACGTTCATTACGACAAGGTGGGAGCCAACCCAACGGTTGACATGATCGATGAGGCGGCTGAGATGGGAAGGGAGTTTGGGGCTCAGGCCGTCATAGGCATAGGCGGCGGCAGCCCTATCGATAGCGCCAAGAGTGTTGCGATTCTGCTGGAGTACCCGGACAAGACCGCCAGAGACCTCTACGAGTTCAGGTTTACCCCGGTAAAGGCCAAGCCGATAATAGCAATAAACACAACCCATGGGACCGGAACCGAGGTTGACAGGTTCGCGGTGGCTTCGATTCCTGAGAAGGAGTACAAGCCGGCCATAGCTTACGACTGCATCTACCCCCTTTACGCAATCGATGACCCCGCACTAACGACAAAGCTTCCTCCGGAACAGACCCTGTACGTGACCATCGATGCACTCAATCACATCACCGAAGCCGCCACAACCAAGGTAGCTACTCCATATTCAATACTTCTCGCCAAGGAGGCTGCGAGGCTGATATTTACCTATCTCCCCGAGGCCCTCAATCATCCGGACAACCTTCAGGCCAGGTACGCACTGCTCTACGCCTCCGCCATAGCTGGAATAAGCTTCGACAATGGTCTGCTTCACTTTACGCACGCCCTTGAGCACCCACTGAGCGCAGTCAAGCCGGATCTGCCCCACGGCCTTGGTCTTGCAATGCTTCTTCCGGCGGTAATCAGGCACATCTACCCCGCCACCGCGAAGATACTCGCCGAGGTGTACAGGCCGCTCGTCCCCGAGGCCAAAGGTGTCCCGGGAGAGGTGGAACTCGTCGCCAGGAGAGTGGAGGAGTGGCTCTTCAGCATCGGCATCACTGAAAAGCTCGCGGATGTTGGGTTCACCGAGGGAGATGTTGACAAGCTAACCCAGCTGGCCATGACGACCCCGAGCCTTGACCTGCTCCTCTCCATGGCCCCGGTGGAGGCTACCAAGGAGAGAATAGCGGCCATCTACCGTGATTCGCTTTACCCTATCGGCAGAAGCTGA
- a CDS encoding 4Fe-4S dicluster domain-containing protein, producing the protein MAKKILHVDYSLCIGCETCQGVCDFIHDGKPNIRIYYTVSGLPVPINCRHCERAPCLEICPVGAIYKDHEGAVIIDPGKCIGCLMCLAVCPFGVPSFNVRIRVVTKCDMCAARRAEGMEPACGEMCPAEAIFFGESEEIEDRIMRRTAEKIARERISSMNLEGVGRML; encoded by the coding sequence GTGGCAAAGAAGATACTCCACGTTGATTACAGCCTCTGCATTGGCTGTGAAACCTGCCAGGGTGTGTGTGATTTTATCCACGATGGAAAGCCCAACATAAGGATATACTACACTGTTTCGGGCCTTCCTGTGCCCATAAACTGCCGCCACTGTGAGAGGGCCCCCTGCCTTGAGATATGTCCCGTTGGAGCGATATATAAGGACCACGAGGGGGCGGTGATAATAGACCCCGGGAAGTGCATAGGCTGTCTGATGTGCCTTGCAGTCTGCCCGTTTGGAGTTCCGAGCTTCAACGTCAGAATCCGTGTGGTGACCAAGTGCGACATGTGCGCCGCGAGGAGGGCCGAGGGCATGGAGCCAGCGTGCGGGGAAATGTGCCCCGCCGAGGCAATATTCTTCGGCGAATCTGAGGAGATTGAGGACAGGATAATGAGAAGAACCGCGGAGAAGATAGCGAGAGAAAGGATATCCTCCATGAATCTGGAGGGGGTGGGGAGAATGCTCTAG
- a CDS encoding FAD-dependent oxidoreductase, whose translation MSGMRFAFLCKSRPEPTGKKVAIVGAGPAGLSAAGYLVCQGHEVHVYDKLPEPGGLMLFGIPEFRIPIYRVREGCGELKDLFEVKFFPRTKVVCGEWGQEAGDEFVERTVHIAELKENYDAVLIATGAWEPWTPELEGAELQGVYPALEYLFRIKSAKLGHMEWTDIIHPESKKILVVGAGHTAVDAALESVLLGADEVYLSYRRSIKEAPAGPYEINQLIQRGVKWLEKTMPVRIIGDGEVRAVEMVRMELGEPDASGRRRPVPVEGSEFKLEVDYVIFAVGQTPTPPAGEGVEIARDKKGRVVVDGRHMTSVEGIFAAGDVVTGPSKVGQAVKDGLYAARSMHMWMMGGE comes from the coding sequence ATGAGCGGAATGCGGTTTGCATTTCTGTGCAAGTCCCGGCCGGAGCCCACCGGAAAGAAGGTGGCCATAGTGGGGGCCGGTCCTGCCGGCTTGAGCGCTGCAGGTTACCTCGTCTGTCAGGGACACGAGGTGCACGTCTACGACAAGCTCCCCGAGCCTGGGGGTTTGATGCTCTTTGGAATCCCCGAGTTCAGGATTCCGATATACCGCGTTAGGGAGGGCTGCGGTGAGCTCAAGGATCTCTTCGAGGTCAAGTTTTTCCCCAGGACCAAGGTGGTCTGTGGGGAGTGGGGACAGGAGGCAGGAGACGAGTTCGTTGAGAGGACTGTGCACATAGCGGAGCTTAAGGAGAATTACGACGCGGTGCTGATAGCCACGGGGGCCTGGGAGCCATGGACGCCCGAACTTGAGGGCGCCGAACTTCAGGGAGTGTATCCAGCGCTGGAATACCTGTTCAGAATAAAGAGCGCTAAGCTCGGACACATGGAGTGGACGGACATAATACATCCCGAGAGCAAGAAAATCCTCGTTGTTGGTGCGGGACACACGGCGGTGGACGCGGCCCTTGAGAGCGTTCTCCTTGGGGCTGATGAGGTGTACCTCAGCTATCGGAGAAGCATAAAGGAAGCCCCTGCCGGCCCGTATGAGATAAATCAGCTCATCCAGAGGGGGGTTAAGTGGCTCGAAAAAACCATGCCCGTCAGAATCATAGGAGATGGAGAAGTAAGGGCCGTCGAGATGGTCAGGATGGAGCTTGGTGAGCCCGATGCGAGCGGAAGAAGGAGGCCGGTGCCTGTTGAAGGCTCGGAGTTCAAGCTGGAGGTTGACTACGTCATATTTGCCGTGGGACAGACCCCCACACCGCCTGCAGGCGAGGGCGTGGAGATAGCCAGGGACAAAAAGGGCAGAGTGGTCGTGGATGGGAGACACATGACGAGTGTTGAGGGCATATTTGCCGCGGGAGACGTCGTTACTGGCCCGTCGAAAGTAGGACAGGCCGTTAAAGATGGTCTCTACGCCGCGAGAAGCATGCACATGTGGATGATGGGAGGTGAGTGA
- a CDS encoding proton-conducting transporter membrane subunit: MNPLILPAIPMAFAFVLPILSTIIKSRRFIFGYALLVTGTTLVMGAELFRDVYSSELPLTYSFGGWKAPVGIIYEVDRFGAVMVLVTASLMFLTAVYSVRYLGREDGVEWFYTLYLGLEAGLLGIFMTGDAFNLFVMLEVTAIASYGLVMFYTEDGYPAYSGLRYAIISSIGTTLYFLALVLIYRGLGTVNFADISAKLHGIGFPISTPLSDTVPILAISMALITWAFTIKAAIMPNHFWLPGAHSAAPSPVSAVLSGLVVNAGIYGFMRFLSLTYVPEVSHIGDIMCTLLLILGAVSAILSSIAMTVQDDVKRIVAYSTILNMGYLAMAVGVNSGAGTAGAVFHMVNHAIAKALLFLAVGVFIHAAGSRKLNELKGLGKSMPFTTVSLAIATMSLVGLPPTNVFFSKLLLYRAYVEKSPALVAVLLISSLFALVSYMRMLYWLWIKKPDGESEARESRSMVAVLLMLALACLVLGVLSPILVDRLVNPAVVQLNDVEGYIRAALTAGVK, encoded by the coding sequence ATGAATCCATTGATACTGCCCGCGATTCCAATGGCCTTCGCTTTCGTACTCCCCATACTCTCCACCATAATTAAGAGCAGGCGCTTTATCTTTGGCTACGCCCTGCTCGTTACCGGAACAACGCTCGTGATGGGGGCTGAGCTCTTCAGGGATGTCTATTCCTCCGAGCTCCCGTTAACCTATTCCTTCGGCGGCTGGAAGGCGCCGGTCGGCATAATCTATGAGGTGGACAGGTTCGGGGCGGTTATGGTGCTCGTAACGGCCTCACTGATGTTCCTCACGGCGGTCTACTCGGTCCGCTACCTGGGTCGTGAGGACGGTGTGGAGTGGTTCTACACCCTTTACCTTGGCCTTGAGGCGGGTCTCCTCGGCATATTCATGACGGGGGACGCGTTCAATCTGTTCGTGATGCTCGAAGTGACGGCGATAGCATCATACGGCCTCGTGATGTTCTACACGGAAGACGGCTATCCCGCTTACTCTGGCCTCAGGTACGCGATAATAAGCTCCATAGGAACGACTCTCTACTTCCTTGCCCTGGTGCTGATCTACCGGGGGCTCGGCACGGTGAACTTTGCAGACATCTCCGCGAAGTTGCACGGAATTGGATTCCCAATATCAACACCCCTGAGCGACACTGTTCCCATCCTCGCCATTTCAATGGCGCTGATAACGTGGGCTTTCACGATAAAGGCCGCGATAATGCCGAACCATTTCTGGCTTCCGGGGGCCCATTCCGCGGCTCCAAGTCCGGTCTCAGCCGTACTGTCTGGACTGGTGGTTAACGCTGGAATTTACGGATTCATGAGGTTCCTCAGCCTGACTTATGTCCCGGAAGTCTCTCACATTGGCGACATCATGTGCACGCTACTCCTCATTCTCGGGGCGGTCTCTGCCATTTTATCATCCATCGCAATGACCGTTCAGGACGATGTCAAGAGAATAGTGGCCTACTCAACAATACTCAACATGGGCTACCTGGCGATGGCCGTGGGGGTGAACAGCGGGGCCGGAACCGCCGGCGCGGTGTTTCACATGGTAAACCACGCGATAGCGAAAGCCCTCCTCTTCCTCGCGGTGGGGGTCTTCATCCATGCTGCGGGAAGCAGGAAGCTGAACGAGCTAAAGGGGCTTGGAAAAAGTATGCCCTTCACTACGGTGAGCCTGGCGATAGCCACGATGAGCCTTGTGGGACTGCCCCCTACAAACGTTTTCTTCAGCAAACTCCTGCTTTACAGGGCATACGTGGAGAAAAGCCCAGCTCTCGTTGCAGTACTGCTGATATCGAGTCTATTTGCTCTTGTGAGCTATATGAGGATGCTCTACTGGCTGTGGATTAAAAAGCCGGATGGAGAGAGTGAGGCCCGTGAATCACGTTCGATGGTGGCGGTACTCCTGATGCTCGCCCTTGCGTGCCTGGTTCTCGGGGTACTCTCTCCAATTCTGGTGGATAGACTTGTGAACCCTGCCGTGGTTCAGCTGAATGACGTGGAGGGGTACATACGGGCCGCACTCACTGCGGGGGTGAAGTAG
- a CDS encoding Na+/H+ antiporter subunit E — MRSVPVMIAAFVTYIIITGSITAYDIITGAITAFAAGLLFGKHLVSNPGKALNPARWVRFALYFLRYITVIEAKAHADVIRRILSGDVRPGIVKVPLNLGDEYARFLVAASITNTPGTVTVHMDDGCVYVNWISVSTSDPEKRREEILGEFEENAKKIFEGGGA; from the coding sequence ATGAGGTCTGTCCCTGTGATGATTGCGGCGTTCGTAACTTACATCATCATAACGGGCTCGATAACGGCTTACGATATAATTACCGGTGCGATAACTGCCTTTGCAGCAGGACTGCTCTTCGGGAAGCATCTCGTTAGCAACCCAGGCAAGGCCCTGAATCCGGCGAGATGGGTGCGCTTTGCGCTCTACTTTCTCAGGTACATCACGGTAATCGAGGCGAAGGCCCACGCCGACGTCATCAGGAGGATACTCAGTGGGGATGTCAGGCCGGGCATCGTTAAAGTGCCCCTGAACCTGGGAGACGAATACGCCCGTTTCCTCGTTGCCGCTTCAATAACCAATACCCCCGGAACCGTGACAGTCCACATGGACGATGGCTGTGTGTACGTGAACTGGATAAGCGTCTCCACTTCGGACCCTGAAAAACGCAGGGAGGAAATCCTCGGAGAGTTTGAGGAAAACGCGAAGAAAATCTTTGAGGGGGGAGGAGCATGA
- a CDS encoding sodium:proton antiporter, protein MAMSLAASLVITATVATMLVALYGVAVRPNLVKKVLCLSLFSDMVNVLVIFLGYRDVKNPLPPVLTEYSGEGVTKLVERGVDPFPQALTITAIVIGLAVTVLMAYGVIHIQRKYGTVDVRKLAGWDE, encoded by the coding sequence ATGGCAATGAGCCTCGCAGCGTCTCTGGTGATAACGGCAACGGTAGCCACCATGCTGGTGGCGCTCTACGGAGTGGCGGTTAGGCCAAACCTCGTTAAGAAGGTGCTCTGCCTGTCCCTGTTTTCGGATATGGTGAACGTCCTTGTCATATTCCTGGGTTACAGGGACGTCAAAAACCCTCTTCCTCCGGTTTTAACTGAGTACTCAGGTGAAGGCGTGACGAAGCTCGTGGAGAGAGGCGTTGATCCGTTCCCTCAGGCGCTGACGATAACTGCCATAGTTATCGGCCTCGCCGTCACCGTTCTCATGGCCTACGGTGTGATACACATCCAGAGAAAATACGGGACGGTGGATGTCCGGAAGCTCGCGGGGTGGGATGAATGA
- a CDS encoding MnhB domain-containing protein yields the protein MRIAGMLVIMLITLSAAYLLQPHVEGIAGVGALGEFYLGNSYLGERSAGSPEVVTSILWDYRGVDTYFETAVLFLAIISAVSVFRGFDGPKFRGEGFTEVVKTGVKLVAFITFVASASVAFHGHLTPGGGFQGGSMLAAGSLLIIVGFSKKALERNGITKVRALAIRTAGLVTIACVAAYPLLRGLHFMQNLPVYPIKVGGLLVSGSLLLYNLAEFLAVGAGFTIIFLLLANPEEGWQ from the coding sequence TTGAGAATCGCTGGAATGCTGGTAATCATGCTGATTACACTCTCCGCCGCATACCTGCTACAGCCCCACGTCGAAGGCATCGCCGGTGTCGGGGCGCTTGGTGAGTTCTACCTGGGGAACAGCTACCTCGGCGAACGTTCGGCCGGCTCGCCTGAAGTTGTCACGTCAATCCTGTGGGACTACCGCGGCGTTGACACGTACTTCGAGACGGCAGTGCTCTTTCTTGCCATAATAAGTGCGGTTTCGGTGTTCCGGGGCTTTGACGGGCCGAAATTCCGGGGAGAAGGGTTCACAGAGGTAGTCAAAACTGGGGTCAAGCTCGTGGCCTTCATCACGTTCGTGGCGTCTGCCTCGGTGGCGTTCCACGGGCACCTCACCCCGGGCGGCGGCTTCCAGGGGGGTTCAATGCTCGCCGCCGGTTCCCTGCTCATCATAGTCGGCTTCTCCAAGAAGGCCCTTGAGAGGAACGGGATAACGAAGGTGAGGGCGCTCGCGATAAGAACCGCGGGACTCGTGACCATAGCCTGCGTCGCGGCGTATCCCCTGCTGAGGGGACTCCATTTTATGCAGAACCTGCCAGTTTATCCAATCAAAGTGGGGGGACTCCTCGTGAGCGGGAGCCTGCTTCTCTATAATCTGGCCGAGTTCCTGGCCGTTGGGGCGGGGTTTACGATAATCTTCCTTCTCCTTGCGAATCCGGAGGAGGGATGGCAATGA
- a CDS encoding hydrogenase subunit MbhD domain-containing protein: MIELAALALLGCLGLAYLVVTERDLLRAILYTGLFGGLVILATYTLMAPDIVLAYVAISVALSTGLMVFLVSKTTRKEVV; encoded by the coding sequence ATGATTGAGCTTGCGGCCCTTGCCCTGCTCGGCTGCCTTGGGCTCGCATACCTTGTGGTCACGGAGAGGGATCTGCTGAGGGCCATCCTCTACACCGGGCTCTTCGGTGGTCTCGTAATCCTCGCAACGTACACCCTCATGGCACCTGACATAGTGCTCGCCTACGTTGCCATTTCCGTCGCTCTATCCACGGGCCTGATGGTGTTTCTCGTTAGCAAAACAACTCGGAAAGAGGTGGTGTGA
- the mnhG gene encoding monovalent cation/H(+) antiporter subunit G has protein sequence MILSFIGVVLLIVGAVCDIFGAIGMHRFGNFYLRLHAATVGTVGGKFYPFIGAGLIALDRGLLPVTGVAFLSAFTLLITASVGSHALAYAAERAGVVKIKHNELGGDWDD, from the coding sequence ATGATACTCTCGTTCATCGGGGTTGTACTGCTCATCGTAGGGGCAGTCTGTGACATATTTGGGGCCATCGGGATGCATCGCTTTGGAAACTTCTACCTGAGGCTCCATGCTGCAACCGTTGGTACTGTGGGGGGGAAGTTCTATCCCTTCATTGGGGCGGGCCTCATTGCCCTCGACAGGGGACTGCTTCCCGTGACAGGGGTGGCTTTCCTGAGTGCATTCACCCTGTTGATAACGGCATCCGTTGGGAGCCATGCGCTTGCCTACGCCGCTGAGAGGGCAGGGGTGGTGAAGATTAAGCACAACGAGCTTGGGGGGGATTGGGATGATTGA
- a CDS encoding monovalent cation/H+ antiporter complex subunit F produces the protein MFEHTIPVLIALYGVAGVVYFIRVLLGPTVLDSILAGDCVSLDVALIALLVAVYYENNLLAGGAFFLVLWAFVLDVFASKYLVKGEVGV, from the coding sequence ATGTTTGAGCACACAATTCCCGTCCTGATTGCGCTCTACGGGGTTGCGGGGGTAGTCTATTTCATAAGGGTGCTACTGGGCCCCACGGTTCTCGATTCAATACTCGCGGGGGATTGTGTAAGCCTTGACGTCGCCTTGATTGCACTCCTCGTAGCGGTGTACTACGAAAACAACCTGCTCGCGGGGGGAGCCTTCTTCCTTGTTCTCTGGGCGTTCGTGCTCGACGTGTTCGCGTCAAAGTACCTCGTTAAGGGGGAGGTGGGGGTATGA
- a CDS encoding NADH-quinone oxidoreductase subunit B family protein, whose product MKSLWVFHVNTGACNGCDIEILDVLTPYYDIERLGVKLVPTPRHAHALLVTGPLTRQAYHAAKMAYEAMPPKPRIVIAVGTCACSGGIFHDSYALRREYRESLEYPLKGGTSEFLPVHLYIPGCPPRPEEILYGVALLKNIVEKKVRGELFREGTFVLPRESFNAWVEVLLRARIRKELGYFDGYSLLKRFMELVESSESKEELEKLVEKAINDEGDSRLRYGLEKLYSYYLEVVRTYEGILAAKRALVGLPK is encoded by the coding sequence GTGAAATCCCTTTGGGTCTTCCACGTGAATACCGGGGCCTGCAACGGCTGCGACATAGAGATACTGGACGTGCTCACCCCGTACTATGACATAGAGAGGCTCGGAGTAAAGCTCGTCCCAACACCGAGGCACGCCCACGCCCTCCTGGTCACAGGACCCTTGACGAGACAGGCATACCATGCGGCCAAGATGGCCTACGAAGCCATGCCGCCGAAGCCGAGGATTGTCATAGCCGTAGGAACCTGTGCGTGTTCCGGGGGAATATTTCACGACAGCTACGCCCTGAGGCGCGAGTACAGGGAGTCCCTTGAATACCCTCTGAAGGGTGGAACCTCAGAGTTCCTGCCCGTGCACCTCTACATCCCGGGATGCCCTCCGAGACCGGAGGAAATCCTCTACGGCGTTGCGCTCCTCAAGAACATCGTGGAGAAAAAAGTTAGGGGAGAACTGTTCCGTGAGGGCACCTTCGTTCTCCCGAGGGAGAGCTTCAACGCGTGGGTGGAGGTCCTTCTCCGCGCAAGGATAAGGAAGGAGCTGGGCTATTTCGATGGTTATTCTCTGCTCAAGCGTTTTATGGAACTCGTTGAAAGCTCAGAAAGCAAAGAAGAGCTGGAAAAACTCGTTGAGAAGGCCATAAATGATGAGGGCGATTCTAGGCTCAGATATGGCCTTGAGAAGCTTTATTCCTACTATCTTGAGGTGGTGAGAACCTATGAGGGCATACTTGCTGCGAAGAGGGCGCTCGTTGGGCTTCCGAAATGA